From one Mycobacterium lentiflavum genomic stretch:
- a CDS encoding ATP-binding protein: protein MNKNNNTQITVFYGDQPAHAHERRAINVVRNELARRNMPATLLVNFAVARGARQIDLLIVSDQRCMNVELKHVDPTLPLIATPNGPWRQRLPEGAERMVADHGYYEQALQETYGVADVLADLNRKGVVPGPTGKGFARHIDTVVCCDPHIPAGSTLNRHAYVSVVGLDTLVDRLAQPGPGLPHWDRRHWDEVIRHLGLYPEGEDTTEALRRRADAAAVEDYRRRFREFTAANLPPLVAAAALIDSAPVTVNADTMADHLVGRQHRIQLAAESGQGKTHLAKHAALTLTDRGQMVVWIDADDYRKGHLIQSLRRAVSPFSTHEAHSLLAKAAEGGSGITFVIDALEKCPHREKLLEQLHALQNQYPAALLVTTTNASMPQLAATCNVHLQAPTGVERGRIATTYGTSDRVAESEEYRTRYDITLAAQVIADLPAGRDSNTEVLDDYIRRRTPSEAVRAGLRCLAQAMNAGVRTALPIAEVMTTLRRCEALATTPSAIDDTLASPLIRVYQARLRFDHEKLARFLTAEHLVLTAHDGAELAQLLTQPAHRDLRDHALMLESDPVRRYDTIRQLADPTLIASAAMGSFGIPTAKQAQADITELLVQAAAAAPHSTFTAKDPQAASLDGTWHHLRQWTPIEESLLLAAGRCAYHGMFLPEIGALMDATDTVMRTAMRDLHGAGSRMAISTVVACTFGPFGQKSTPAAGLVTQGAQDARNFGDRAATTIPTATPTWTPNPRCLGRLYLAALLSHPIRHDIDAQHLPDLVKTGLAVGGYHLRLKLLESAMYGSSVLKSDTRQRMVDVLSGYDNDLGDWGTSSTLIDALASYDQITPVTSLEGIQREIADALSDVDHPDHQTLAQGIVASMFEDERVLGPYSEAIDSLPDNQRLTLYAMSVMPSDCSFGTPWAVKQLAEGADGADDLVVRALARYAGPLPRETFSHSEAVAAHLNGLSGWAKISATLPPVDESADEVAVAWRLVDELLLHLFRGDMVEQAAGIWHRLSHETPGSTVTILRDLYRANSELLSGDQNSTVNPHRALVAAYPDQIRELLQWALTHRDDLPGGREKWHPMGGTSGYAVRMLGVVGTTTTADLLRHHYVHDPELGRDAIEAVHAIDARTQQ, encoded by the coding sequence GTGAATAAAAACAACAACACACAGATCACCGTTTTCTACGGAGACCAGCCCGCCCACGCCCATGAGCGTCGAGCTATCAACGTGGTGCGGAACGAACTTGCTCGCCGCAACATGCCGGCCACCCTGCTCGTCAACTTCGCGGTCGCTCGCGGAGCCCGCCAGATTGATCTGCTGATCGTCTCCGACCAGCGGTGCATGAATGTCGAACTCAAGCACGTCGACCCCACCTTGCCGCTGATTGCCACTCCCAACGGCCCGTGGCGCCAGCGCCTCCCTGAGGGCGCAGAGCGCATGGTGGCCGATCACGGCTACTACGAGCAGGCTCTCCAGGAAACCTACGGTGTCGCCGACGTCCTGGCTGATCTCAACCGCAAAGGCGTGGTCCCCGGTCCAACTGGTAAAGGTTTCGCCAGGCACATCGACACCGTGGTGTGCTGCGACCCGCACATTCCCGCGGGCTCGACGCTGAACCGACACGCCTACGTCAGCGTCGTCGGACTCGATACCCTCGTCGACCGACTCGCCCAGCCCGGGCCGGGACTCCCACACTGGGACCGCCGACACTGGGACGAGGTAATCCGCCATCTCGGCCTCTACCCCGAGGGCGAGGACACGACGGAGGCGTTGCGTCGCCGCGCCGACGCTGCAGCTGTCGAGGACTACCGGCGCAGGTTCCGGGAGTTCACCGCAGCGAACCTTCCACCGCTCGTTGCGGCCGCCGCGCTAATCGACTCAGCGCCAGTCACTGTGAACGCCGACACCATGGCGGATCACCTTGTCGGCCGGCAGCACCGGATCCAGCTGGCAGCCGAAAGCGGCCAGGGCAAAACGCATCTGGCCAAACACGCCGCGCTGACTCTGACCGATCGCGGCCAGATGGTGGTCTGGATCGATGCCGACGATTACAGGAAAGGCCACCTCATCCAGTCGTTACGTCGCGCGGTCAGCCCGTTCAGCACACACGAGGCCCACTCACTGCTGGCGAAAGCCGCTGAAGGCGGATCCGGGATCACCTTCGTCATCGACGCATTGGAGAAATGCCCCCACCGTGAAAAGCTGCTCGAACAGCTCCACGCGCTCCAAAACCAATATCCCGCAGCGCTTTTGGTCACCACCACCAACGCTTCTATGCCCCAACTCGCCGCCACATGCAACGTGCATTTGCAGGCGCCGACCGGCGTCGAACGTGGGCGCATCGCCACCACCTATGGAACATCCGACCGCGTGGCCGAATCCGAGGAGTACAGGACCCGCTACGACATCACCCTGGCGGCACAAGTCATCGCAGATCTGCCCGCTGGCCGGGACAGCAACACCGAGGTCCTCGATGACTACATCCGTCGGCGCACCCCCAGCGAAGCCGTCCGAGCCGGGCTGCGATGCCTTGCCCAGGCCATGAACGCCGGCGTGCGCACCGCACTTCCGATCGCGGAGGTGATGACCACGCTGCGCCGCTGCGAAGCACTCGCCACCACCCCGTCGGCAATCGACGACACCCTGGCTTCGCCGCTGATCCGGGTCTACCAAGCTCGGCTGCGCTTTGACCATGAGAAGCTGGCGCGCTTCCTCACCGCCGAGCATCTGGTGTTGACCGCCCACGACGGCGCCGAGCTGGCCCAGCTGCTCACCCAGCCGGCGCACCGGGATCTTCGCGACCACGCACTCATGCTGGAGAGCGACCCCGTCCGCCGCTACGACACCATCCGCCAGCTCGCCGACCCCACGCTGATCGCCTCCGCCGCAATGGGATCGTTCGGAATCCCCACCGCCAAGCAGGCCCAGGCAGACATCACCGAATTGCTCGTCCAGGCGGCCGCTGCCGCACCACATTCCACGTTCACGGCCAAAGATCCGCAAGCCGCATCGCTCGATGGCACCTGGCATCACCTGCGGCAATGGACGCCGATCGAGGAGTCGTTGCTGCTCGCCGCGGGACGGTGTGCCTACCACGGCATGTTTCTGCCCGAGATCGGCGCATTGATGGACGCGACCGACACCGTGATGCGCACTGCGATGCGCGACCTTCACGGGGCGGGCAGCCGGATGGCGATCAGCACCGTCGTTGCATGTACGTTCGGCCCGTTCGGTCAGAAGAGCACCCCCGCGGCCGGACTGGTGACTCAGGGCGCCCAAGACGCCCGTAATTTCGGCGACCGCGCGGCCACGACCATACCTACTGCCACCCCGACGTGGACACCCAACCCGCGATGCCTCGGCCGGCTCTATTTGGCAGCACTGCTCAGTCATCCGATCCGCCACGACATCGACGCGCAGCATCTGCCTGACCTCGTCAAGACCGGCCTGGCGGTCGGCGGCTATCACCTTCGGCTGAAGTTATTGGAGTCTGCCATGTACGGCAGTAGTGTGCTGAAATCCGATACGCGCCAACGCATGGTCGACGTGCTGAGCGGCTACGACAACGACCTAGGCGACTGGGGTACCAGCTCGACGCTAATCGACGCACTCGCCAGCTACGACCAGATCACCCCCGTGACGTCGCTGGAAGGAATCCAACGCGAGATCGCCGACGCTCTAAGCGACGTCGACCATCCCGATCACCAGACACTGGCCCAGGGAATCGTGGCCAGCATGTTCGAAGACGAACGCGTGCTCGGCCCCTACAGCGAAGCTATTGACTCATTGCCCGACAACCAGCGGCTGACCCTGTACGCGATGTCGGTGATGCCCTCCGACTGCAGCTTCGGAACCCCTTGGGCGGTAAAACAACTCGCCGAGGGCGCCGACGGCGCCGACGACCTCGTAGTACGCGCATTGGCTCGTTACGCCGGACCACTACCTCGCGAGACCTTCAGTCACTCCGAGGCGGTGGCTGCACACCTCAATGGTCTATCCGGCTGGGCCAAGATTTCCGCCACGTTGCCACCTGTAGACGAATCGGCCGACGAGGTCGCAGTCGCATGGAGACTGGTCGATGAACTGTTACTGCACCTGTTCCGTGGCGACATGGTCGAACAGGCAGCAGGTATCTGGCACCGGCTCTCACACGAAACGCCCGGCTCGACCGTCACCATCCTCCGCGACCTCTATCGCGCTAACAGCGAACTGCTCAGCGGCGACCAGAATTCCACGGTCAATCCGCACCGCGCGCTGGTGGCCGCCTATCCCGACCAGATTCGCGAACTGCTGCAGTGGGCCCTGACCCACCGCGACGACCTACCAGGAGGGCGAGAGAAGTGGCATCCCATGGGCGGCACCAGCGGTTACGCCGTGCGGATGCTCGGAGTGGTGGGTACGACCACCACCGCAGACCTGTTGCGCCACCACTACGTTCACGACCCAGAACTTGGCCGCGACGCTATCGAGGCCGTCCACGCGATCGATGCGCGCACTCAACAGTGA
- a CDS encoding nucleotidyltransferase domain-containing protein — protein sequence MTVALLSFGPHEIIADEFADLPGAEQVIIFGSWAARYAGQPGPPPDDIDVLVIGDASRQQVFDAADRAERRLGRPVNPEQTKPARWEDPRDSSLLIEVEQRPFLTAYSRANR from the coding sequence TTGACTGTCGCATTGCTCAGCTTCGGACCTCACGAGATCATCGCCGACGAATTCGCCGACCTCCCCGGCGCCGAGCAGGTCATCATCTTCGGATCCTGGGCAGCCCGCTACGCCGGCCAGCCCGGACCCCCGCCCGACGACATCGACGTTTTAGTCATCGGCGACGCCAGTCGGCAGCAGGTCTTCGACGCCGCCGATCGCGCCGAGCGCCGCCTTGGCAGGCCCGTCAATCCCGAGCAGACCAAACCCGCCCGATGGGAAGACCCACGTGACTCGAGCTTGCTGATCGAGGTCGAGCAACGCCCCTTCCTCACGGCGTACTCCCGGGCGAATCGATGA
- a CDS encoding ATP-dependent nuclease, with protein sequence MYIERLQLSNFRCFGPAGAAVNLDPRLTALIGGNGAGKTAVCEALLRMFGTQEQRRVQLDDFHVSSAETEPPSARSLQVEVILAFPELENVDEDDPESLAAADSVPEFFQQMAATEDGHLKCRFVLRATWIDDGSVDGNIGEERRVVHTFDEDYGDRWSSFREVDRNRIQMLYLPAARDGARQLAAFMRGRLWRASRWSSDLSEHLAGAADDLLEKFQSESVVTAISQALSKRWQQLHHADTEARPSFEPLQRNVGELFRNVALLFEPSPTGRKRAATALSDGQRSLLHLALSAATLDLESDFVAGKLSDQFELSLSSLPALTLLALEEPENHLSPFFLSRVVAQLTELAEQTPTQSILASHSASALARVEPDQVRHICHDRVTATSSITPIELPADVTEASKYIREAVRAHPELYFSRYVVLCEGDSEELVIPLLAQARGVPIDRSFVAVVPLGGRHTNYFWQLLSSLNVPYATLLDLDWGRDGGGVGRIKTVCQELLKLGEDPFADIQGYAQIEDLEADLDYNELIAWTEHLRRFNVFFSEPLDLDMSLLETYFDYYSADLDEGAKGPDFDSDPTPAVLGRADPVIDYWKAPERKQYLSWYRYLFANKSKPASHLRALTTVPTDKLAQPPTVLADLIDTIEKEVGLG encoded by the coding sequence ATGTATATCGAGCGGCTGCAGCTTAGTAATTTTCGCTGCTTCGGTCCCGCGGGTGCAGCGGTCAATTTGGATCCGCGACTGACTGCTCTCATTGGCGGAAATGGCGCGGGCAAGACCGCGGTATGCGAAGCGCTTCTTCGGATGTTCGGCACTCAAGAGCAGCGCCGCGTGCAACTCGATGATTTTCATGTATCCAGTGCAGAAACGGAGCCGCCCTCGGCCCGATCGCTTCAGGTGGAAGTGATACTGGCTTTTCCCGAGCTGGAGAACGTCGACGAAGACGACCCGGAATCTCTAGCTGCAGCCGATAGCGTGCCAGAGTTCTTTCAGCAGATGGCGGCAACAGAAGATGGCCACCTTAAGTGCCGATTTGTGCTTAGGGCGACCTGGATCGATGACGGGTCAGTTGATGGAAATATCGGAGAAGAGCGCCGTGTCGTCCACACGTTCGACGAGGACTACGGCGATCGTTGGTCATCGTTTCGTGAGGTCGACCGAAATCGCATTCAGATGCTCTACCTTCCCGCAGCGCGCGACGGCGCTCGCCAGTTGGCTGCGTTTATGCGCGGACGCCTGTGGCGAGCTAGCCGTTGGTCAAGCGACCTCAGCGAGCACCTCGCAGGTGCCGCCGATGACTTACTTGAGAAGTTTCAGTCCGAAAGTGTGGTGACCGCGATTTCACAAGCCCTCAGCAAGCGGTGGCAACAATTGCACCACGCCGATACCGAGGCTCGGCCATCGTTCGAGCCGCTTCAGAGAAACGTCGGCGAACTATTTCGCAACGTTGCGCTGCTATTTGAGCCGTCACCGACCGGGCGGAAGCGGGCTGCCACAGCATTGAGTGACGGTCAACGTTCCCTCCTCCACCTCGCGCTGTCCGCGGCCACGCTGGATCTCGAGAGCGACTTTGTTGCCGGGAAGCTATCGGACCAGTTCGAGCTCTCGCTATCGAGCTTGCCGGCTTTGACACTCTTGGCTCTCGAAGAGCCCGAGAATCACCTCTCGCCATTTTTCTTGTCGCGGGTAGTTGCCCAGCTGACCGAGCTTGCGGAACAGACGCCGACTCAATCGATTTTGGCGAGCCATTCGGCGAGCGCGTTGGCGCGGGTCGAGCCGGACCAAGTGCGTCACATCTGTCATGACCGCGTGACCGCAACGAGTTCCATTACCCCAATTGAGTTGCCTGCCGACGTCACTGAAGCCAGCAAGTACATCCGCGAGGCGGTGCGCGCGCACCCCGAACTCTACTTCTCGCGCTATGTTGTGTTGTGCGAGGGTGACTCCGAGGAACTGGTTATCCCGCTCCTTGCGCAAGCCAGGGGCGTGCCGATTGACCGTTCGTTCGTCGCAGTCGTTCCGCTGGGCGGACGTCATACCAACTACTTTTGGCAGCTCTTGTCCAGCCTCAACGTGCCGTATGCCACGCTCCTCGATCTGGACTGGGGACGCGATGGCGGTGGTGTCGGAAGGATCAAGACCGTATGCCAAGAGCTCCTCAAGCTAGGCGAGGATCCTTTCGCTGACATACAAGGCTACGCACAGATCGAAGATCTTGAAGCTGATCTCGACTACAACGAACTCATCGCGTGGACAGAGCACCTGCGCCGCTTCAACGTCTTCTTCTCCGAACCGCTCGACCTGGATATGTCCCTGCTTGAGACGTATTTCGATTATTACTCGGCAGATTTGGACGAGGGGGCGAAGGGGCCAGACTTCGATTCCGATCCTACGCCCGCGGTGTTAGGACGTGCCGATCCCGT